In the Gossypium arboreum isolate Shixiya-1 chromosome 10, ASM2569848v2, whole genome shotgun sequence genome, one interval contains:
- the LOC108488402 gene encoding uncharacterized protein LOC108488402: MASSDSNPPLPLGSAPSPPKKENITPVGSKIAELNESRTELLNRIQGLKQDLKNWRSKLDTQVKIYRDELTELKKTLNVEVEQLRSEFQELRNTLHQQQEDVTAGLRNLGLQDVSEGAKEAENPKVKLEGKDEETHTSSIKENGNEVNI, encoded by the exons ATGGCATCCTCTGATTCAAACCCTCCTCTTCCACTCGGTTCTGCTCCTTCACCTCCC AAAAAGGAGAATATCACTCCAGTGGGTTCAAAAATTGCA GAATTGAATGAATCAAGGACTGAGCTACTGAATAGAATTCAAGGGTTGAAACAG GATCTGAAAAATTGGAGGTCAAAGCTGGACACCCAAGTTAAAATTTATCGAGAT GAGCTTACTGAACTGAAGAAAACACTTAATGTGGAAGTCGAGCAACTCCGTTCA GAATTTCAAGAACTGAGGAACACTCTCCATCAGCAACAAGAAGATGTTACTGCTGGTTTAAGAAATTTGGGG CTGCAAGATGTATCAGAGGGTGCAAAAGAGGCTGAAAATCCTAAGGTTAAACTTGAAGGAAAGGATGAGGAAACACATACTTCATCCATAAAGGAAAATGGAAATGAAGTAAACATATAG